The following coding sequences lie in one Oryza brachyantha chromosome 10, ObraRS2, whole genome shotgun sequence genomic window:
- the LOC102711018 gene encoding protein NRT1/ PTR FAMILY 8.3-like isoform X2 yields MEGTDEERPLIHYLPPQEQCSEYTCDGTVDIDRRPAPKQSTGNWRACFFILGAEFTQCLCFSAVLKNLVRYLTNVLQESNVDAARSVSTWIGTCFFAPLIGAFMADTFWGRYRTVVTCLSVYTVGMLVLTISASLPLTLHDPYINSGDGIRRVVAYLGLYLIALGAGGIKPCISALGADQFDGGDPVERVTKGSFFNYYYFTNNVGTLLSTTVLVWVQDNVGWGVGFAAPMLLMGFSLAMFVAGRRVYRYRKLGGSPLTRVSQVVVAAARNHRMKLPDDSSLLHELPRLNDGDHYRVQHTTQFRFLDKAAIPSDDNSPWRLCTVSQVEELKMLLRIFPLWASLLLFFVVTAQMSSTLIEQSAAMDGRVGPFTVQPASLATFNVVSVLIWVPVYDAVLVPLARRVTGNARGLSHLQRIAVGLALSAVAMAYSAQVEARRRASSAPMSIMWQAPSYFVLGMAEVFTSIGMLEFFYEQSPESMKSLGTSLAHLAVATANYLNSGVLGVVAAATARGGAGGWIPEKLDEGHLDYFFWMMAALSVVNLLQFMSGTLSA; encoded by the exons ATGGAGGGAACAGATGAAGAGAGGCCACTGATTCATTACCTGCCTCCTCAG GAACAGTGTTCAGAATACACCTGCGATGGAACGGTTGATATTGATCGAAGGCCTGCACCGAAGCAGAGTACAGGGAATTGGAGAGCATGCTTCTTCATTTTAG GTGCTGAATTCACTCAATGCCTGTGCTTCTCTGCGGTTTTGAAGAACTTAGTCAGGTACCTGACGAATGTGCTCCAGGAAAGCAATGTCGATGCTGCACGAAGTGTGTCGACTTGGATTGGAACTTGCTTCTTCGCACCACTCATTGGAGCCTTCATGGCTGACACATTCTGGGGAAGATACAGGACTGTAGTAACATGCCTCTCTGTTTACACTGTC GGAATGCTTGTTCTGACGATTTCAGCATCACTTCCACTGACCTTGCATGATCCCTACATCAACAGTGGCGACGGCATTCGCCGTGTCGTCGCCTACCTAGGGCTGTACCTCATTGCCCTTGGGGCTGGAGGGATCAAGCCCTGCATTTCGGCACTCGGCGCCGACCAattcgacggcggcgacccggtGGAGAGGGTGACGAAGGGCTCGTTCTtcaactactactacttcacGAACAACGTGGGCACGCTGCTGTCCACCACCGTGCTTGTGTGGGTGCAGGACAACGTGGGTTGGGGCGTCGGTTTCGCGGCTCCGATGCTGCTCATGGGGTTCAGCCTCGCCATGTTCGTCGCCGGTAGGAGGGTGTACAGGTACAGGAAACTGGGAGGGAGTCCATTGACGAGGGTCTCTCAGGTTGTGGTTGCAGCTGCGAGGAACCACAGGATGAAGTTGCCTGATGATAGCTCACTCCTGCATGAGCTTCCAAGATTGAATGATGGTGACCACTATAGGGTTCAACATACCACTCAATTCAG GTTCTTGGACAAGGCTGCCATCCCGTCCGATGACAACAGTCCATGGAGGCTGTGCACCGTGTCGCAGGTGGAGGAGCTCAAGATGCTGCTGCGTATCTTCCCGCTCTGGGCCTCGCTGCTCCTCTTCTTCGTGGTCACCGCGCAGATGTCGTCGACGCTGATCGAGCAGAGCGCTGCCATGGACGGCCGCGTCGGCCCGTTCACCGTGCAGCCGGCGTCGCTCGCCACGTTCAACGTCGTCAGCGTCCTCATCTGGGTCCCCGTCTACGACGCCGTGCTGGTGCCGCTGGCGCGGCGCGTCACCGGCAACGCCCGGGGCCTCTCCCACCTGCAGCGCATCGCCGTCGGCCTCGCGCTTTCCGCGGTGGCCATGGCGTACTCGGCGCAGGTCGAGGCGAGGCGTCgtgcgtcgtcggcgccgatgAGCATCATGTGGCAGGCGCCGTCCTACTTCGTGCTGGGTATGGCGGAGGTGTTCACCAGCATCGGCATGCTGGAGTTCTTCTACGAGCAGTCGCCGGAGTCGATGAAGAGCCTCGGCACATCGCTcgcgcacctcgccgtcgcgacGGCGAACTACCTCAACTCCGGCGTGCTCGGTGTGGTCGCGGCAGCCACGGCACGCGGCGGGGCGGGTGGGTGGATCCCGGAGAAGCTGGACGAGGGGCATCTGGATTACTTCTTCTGGATGATGGCTGCTCTCAGCGTCGTCAACCTGCTGCAGTTCAT GAGCGGCACCCTCAGTGCATAG
- the LOC102711018 gene encoding protein NRT1/ PTR FAMILY 8.3-like isoform X1 codes for MEGTDEERPLIHYLPPQEQCSEYTCDGTVDIDRRPAPKQSTGNWRACFFILGAEFTQCLCFSAVLKNLVRYLTNVLQESNVDAARSVSTWIGTCFFAPLIGAFMADTFWGRYRTVVTCLSVYTVGMLVLTISASLPLTLHDPYINSGDGIRRVVAYLGLYLIALGAGGIKPCISALGADQFDGGDPVERVTKGSFFNYYYFTNNVGTLLSTTVLVWVQDNVGWGVGFAAPMLLMGFSLAMFVAGRRVYRYRKLGGSPLTRVSQVVVAAARNHRMKLPDDSSLLHELPRLNDGDHYRVQHTTQFRFLDKAAIPSDDNSPWRLCTVSQVEELKMLLRIFPLWASLLLFFVVTAQMSSTLIEQSAAMDGRVGPFTVQPASLATFNVVSVLIWVPVYDAVLVPLARRVTGNARGLSHLQRIAVGLALSAVAMAYSAQVEARRRASSAPMSIMWQAPSYFVLGMAEVFTSIGMLEFFYEQSPESMKSLGTSLAHLAVATANYLNSGVLGVVAAATARGGAGGWIPEKLDEGHLDYFFWMMAALSVVNLLQFMYRSCHVHS; via the exons ATGGAGGGAACAGATGAAGAGAGGCCACTGATTCATTACCTGCCTCCTCAG GAACAGTGTTCAGAATACACCTGCGATGGAACGGTTGATATTGATCGAAGGCCTGCACCGAAGCAGAGTACAGGGAATTGGAGAGCATGCTTCTTCATTTTAG GTGCTGAATTCACTCAATGCCTGTGCTTCTCTGCGGTTTTGAAGAACTTAGTCAGGTACCTGACGAATGTGCTCCAGGAAAGCAATGTCGATGCTGCACGAAGTGTGTCGACTTGGATTGGAACTTGCTTCTTCGCACCACTCATTGGAGCCTTCATGGCTGACACATTCTGGGGAAGATACAGGACTGTAGTAACATGCCTCTCTGTTTACACTGTC GGAATGCTTGTTCTGACGATTTCAGCATCACTTCCACTGACCTTGCATGATCCCTACATCAACAGTGGCGACGGCATTCGCCGTGTCGTCGCCTACCTAGGGCTGTACCTCATTGCCCTTGGGGCTGGAGGGATCAAGCCCTGCATTTCGGCACTCGGCGCCGACCAattcgacggcggcgacccggtGGAGAGGGTGACGAAGGGCTCGTTCTtcaactactactacttcacGAACAACGTGGGCACGCTGCTGTCCACCACCGTGCTTGTGTGGGTGCAGGACAACGTGGGTTGGGGCGTCGGTTTCGCGGCTCCGATGCTGCTCATGGGGTTCAGCCTCGCCATGTTCGTCGCCGGTAGGAGGGTGTACAGGTACAGGAAACTGGGAGGGAGTCCATTGACGAGGGTCTCTCAGGTTGTGGTTGCAGCTGCGAGGAACCACAGGATGAAGTTGCCTGATGATAGCTCACTCCTGCATGAGCTTCCAAGATTGAATGATGGTGACCACTATAGGGTTCAACATACCACTCAATTCAG GTTCTTGGACAAGGCTGCCATCCCGTCCGATGACAACAGTCCATGGAGGCTGTGCACCGTGTCGCAGGTGGAGGAGCTCAAGATGCTGCTGCGTATCTTCCCGCTCTGGGCCTCGCTGCTCCTCTTCTTCGTGGTCACCGCGCAGATGTCGTCGACGCTGATCGAGCAGAGCGCTGCCATGGACGGCCGCGTCGGCCCGTTCACCGTGCAGCCGGCGTCGCTCGCCACGTTCAACGTCGTCAGCGTCCTCATCTGGGTCCCCGTCTACGACGCCGTGCTGGTGCCGCTGGCGCGGCGCGTCACCGGCAACGCCCGGGGCCTCTCCCACCTGCAGCGCATCGCCGTCGGCCTCGCGCTTTCCGCGGTGGCCATGGCGTACTCGGCGCAGGTCGAGGCGAGGCGTCgtgcgtcgtcggcgccgatgAGCATCATGTGGCAGGCGCCGTCCTACTTCGTGCTGGGTATGGCGGAGGTGTTCACCAGCATCGGCATGCTGGAGTTCTTCTACGAGCAGTCGCCGGAGTCGATGAAGAGCCTCGGCACATCGCTcgcgcacctcgccgtcgcgacGGCGAACTACCTCAACTCCGGCGTGCTCGGTGTGGTCGCGGCAGCCACGGCACGCGGCGGGGCGGGTGGGTGGATCCCGGAGAAGCTGGACGAGGGGCATCTGGATTACTTCTTCTGGATGATGGCTGCTCTCAGCGTCGTCAACCTGCTGCAGTTCATGTATCGTTCTTGTCACGTTCATTCGTAG
- the LOC102711018 gene encoding protein NRT1/ PTR FAMILY 8.3-like isoform X3 — protein sequence MADTFWGRYRTVVTCLSVYTVGMLVLTISASLPLTLHDPYINSGDGIRRVVAYLGLYLIALGAGGIKPCISALGADQFDGGDPVERVTKGSFFNYYYFTNNVGTLLSTTVLVWVQDNVGWGVGFAAPMLLMGFSLAMFVAGRRVYRYRKLGGSPLTRVSQVVVAAARNHRMKLPDDSSLLHELPRLNDGDHYRVQHTTQFRFLDKAAIPSDDNSPWRLCTVSQVEELKMLLRIFPLWASLLLFFVVTAQMSSTLIEQSAAMDGRVGPFTVQPASLATFNVVSVLIWVPVYDAVLVPLARRVTGNARGLSHLQRIAVGLALSAVAMAYSAQVEARRRASSAPMSIMWQAPSYFVLGMAEVFTSIGMLEFFYEQSPESMKSLGTSLAHLAVATANYLNSGVLGVVAAATARGGAGGWIPEKLDEGHLDYFFWMMAALSVVNLLQFMYRSCHVHS from the exons ATGGCTGACACATTCTGGGGAAGATACAGGACTGTAGTAACATGCCTCTCTGTTTACACTGTC GGAATGCTTGTTCTGACGATTTCAGCATCACTTCCACTGACCTTGCATGATCCCTACATCAACAGTGGCGACGGCATTCGCCGTGTCGTCGCCTACCTAGGGCTGTACCTCATTGCCCTTGGGGCTGGAGGGATCAAGCCCTGCATTTCGGCACTCGGCGCCGACCAattcgacggcggcgacccggtGGAGAGGGTGACGAAGGGCTCGTTCTtcaactactactacttcacGAACAACGTGGGCACGCTGCTGTCCACCACCGTGCTTGTGTGGGTGCAGGACAACGTGGGTTGGGGCGTCGGTTTCGCGGCTCCGATGCTGCTCATGGGGTTCAGCCTCGCCATGTTCGTCGCCGGTAGGAGGGTGTACAGGTACAGGAAACTGGGAGGGAGTCCATTGACGAGGGTCTCTCAGGTTGTGGTTGCAGCTGCGAGGAACCACAGGATGAAGTTGCCTGATGATAGCTCACTCCTGCATGAGCTTCCAAGATTGAATGATGGTGACCACTATAGGGTTCAACATACCACTCAATTCAG GTTCTTGGACAAGGCTGCCATCCCGTCCGATGACAACAGTCCATGGAGGCTGTGCACCGTGTCGCAGGTGGAGGAGCTCAAGATGCTGCTGCGTATCTTCCCGCTCTGGGCCTCGCTGCTCCTCTTCTTCGTGGTCACCGCGCAGATGTCGTCGACGCTGATCGAGCAGAGCGCTGCCATGGACGGCCGCGTCGGCCCGTTCACCGTGCAGCCGGCGTCGCTCGCCACGTTCAACGTCGTCAGCGTCCTCATCTGGGTCCCCGTCTACGACGCCGTGCTGGTGCCGCTGGCGCGGCGCGTCACCGGCAACGCCCGGGGCCTCTCCCACCTGCAGCGCATCGCCGTCGGCCTCGCGCTTTCCGCGGTGGCCATGGCGTACTCGGCGCAGGTCGAGGCGAGGCGTCgtgcgtcgtcggcgccgatgAGCATCATGTGGCAGGCGCCGTCCTACTTCGTGCTGGGTATGGCGGAGGTGTTCACCAGCATCGGCATGCTGGAGTTCTTCTACGAGCAGTCGCCGGAGTCGATGAAGAGCCTCGGCACATCGCTcgcgcacctcgccgtcgcgacGGCGAACTACCTCAACTCCGGCGTGCTCGGTGTGGTCGCGGCAGCCACGGCACGCGGCGGGGCGGGTGGGTGGATCCCGGAGAAGCTGGACGAGGGGCATCTGGATTACTTCTTCTGGATGATGGCTGCTCTCAGCGTCGTCAACCTGCTGCAGTTCATGTATCGTTCTTGTCACGTTCATTCGTAG
- the LOC102708831 gene encoding protein NRT1/ PTR FAMILY 8.3-like, with protein MEAGAADEERPLIHHLPPQEQCSQYTCDGTVNIDKEPALKQSSGNWRACFFILGAEFTGSLCFFGISKNLVTYLTSVLQESNIHAAQSVSIWIGTCFFTPLIGAFLADTYWGRYRTILISLFVVVLGMLILTVSASSPLFLNASHYYGDISHVTVYLGLYLFALGHGCLQPCTPAFGADQFDSADPVERVIKGSFFNWYYFSMHMGSLLSTTVLVWVQDNIGWSVSFAIPTLLLGFGLAMFVSGRRVYRYRKLGGSPLTRVSQVVVAAVRNHRLMLPDDSSLLHEVPRLNEHGYKTQHTAQFRFFDKAAILPNKNNAAQSSPWRLCTVSQVEELKMLLRMLPVWASLFMFFVVTAQVTSTLIEQGTAMDGRIGPFTVPPASLASFDVIGVLICVPLYDAVVVPVARRVTGKDRGISHLQRIGAGLMLSTAAMAYSAAVEAQRLAAAAPVGIMWQAPCYFVLGMAEVFTVIGAMEFFYEQSPESMKSLGTALTHLAIAVANYLNSALLSVVAMATTSGGGGGWIPEKLDEGHLDYFFWMMAALSLLNLLQFLLCSVRYRGNNTTLSS; from the exons ATGGAGGCAGGAGCAGCAGATGAGGAGAGGCCACTCATTCATCACCTGCCTCCACAG GAACAATGTTCACAGTACACATGCGATGGAACGGTTAATATTGATAAAGAGCCTGCACTGAAGCAGAGTTCAGGGAACTGGAGAGCATGCTTCTTCATTTTAG GTGCTGAATTCACTGGATCCTTGTGCTTCTTTGGGATTTCGAAGAACTTAGTCACATACCTCACAAGTGTCCTCCAGGAAAGCAACATCCATGCTGCACAAAGTGTGTCGATTTGGATTGGAACTTGCTTCTTCACACCACTCATTGGAGCCTTCTTGGCTGACACATACTGGGGAAGATATCGGACAATACTAATTTCCCTCTTTGTTGTCGTCCTT GGAATGCTCATTCTGACGGTTTCAGCATCATCACCATTGTTCCTGAATGCTTCTCACTACTATGGGGATATTTCTCATGTGACAGTCTACCTAGGGCTCTACCTTTTTGCCCTTGGACATGGATGTCTGCAACCCTGCACTCCGGCCTTTGGGGCTGATCAATTTGACAGCGCCGACCCGGTGGAGCGGGTGATCAAGGGATCGTTCTTCAATTGGTACTACTTCTCAATGCACATGGGCTCTCTACTGTCGACTACTGTGCTCGTCTGGGTGCAGGACAACATAGGGTGGAGTGTTAGTTTTGCGATCCCCACGCTGCTCTTGGGGTTTGGCCTCGCCATGTTTGTTTCTGGTAGGAGGGTGTACAGGTACAGAAAACTGGGAGGGAGTCCATTGACGAGGGTCTCTCAGGTTGTGGTTGCAGCTGTTAGGAATCACAGGCTGATGTTGCCTGATGACAGCTCGCTCCTGCATGAGGTTCCAAGATTGAATGAACATGGCTACAAGACTCAACATACTGCTCAATTCAG GTTCTTTGACAAGGCTGCCATCTTGCCCAACAAGAACAATGCGGCGCAGTCGAGCCCATGGAGGCTGTGCACGGTGTCGCAGGTGGAGGAGCTCAAGATGCTGCTGCGGATGCTCCCGGTCTGGGCGTCGCTGTTCATGTTCTTCGTGGTGACCGCCCAGGTGACGTCGACATTGATAGAGCAAGGTACAGCCATGGACGGACGCATCGGCCCGTTCACCGTGCCACCGGCCTCGCTCGCCTCCTTCGACGTCATCGGCGTTCTCATCTGCGTCCCTCTGTACGACGCCGTCGTGGTGCCGGTGGCACGGCGCGTCACCGGCAAGGACAGGGGCATCTCACACCTGCAGCGCATCGGCGCGGGCCTCATGCTGTCcacggcggccatggcgtactcggcggcggtggaggcgcaACGgctggcggcagcggcgccggtggGCATAATGTGGCAGGCGCCGTGCTACTTCGTGCTGGGCATGGCGGAGGTGTTCACCGTCATCGGCGCGATGGAGTTCTTCTACGAGCAGTCGCCGGAGTCGATGAAGAGCCTCGGCACGGCGCTCACGCATCTTGCCATCGCTGTTGCCAACTACCTCAACTCCGCGCTGCTTAGCGTCGTCGCCATGGCcacgacgagcggcggcggaggcgggtgGATCCCGGAGAAGCTGGACGAGGGGCATCTGGACTACTTCTTCTGGATGATGGCTGCTCTCAGCCTGCTCAACCTGCTGCAGTTCCTGCTTTGCTCCGTCAGATACAGAGGCAACAACACTACGCTATCGtcttga